Proteins co-encoded in one Megalops cyprinoides isolate fMegCyp1 chromosome 1, fMegCyp1.pri, whole genome shotgun sequence genomic window:
- the LOC118786579 gene encoding GTPase IMAP family member 9-like yields MDTDAEFGGVTPELRIVLLGKAGVGKSATGNTILGREEFKSKLSSSSVTHQCQGARGEVDGRSVSIIDTPGLDNMDISNQDTVSEIKRCISLSAPGPHVFLLVLQLRRSAQEEREMLQMIENTFGENALKYSIVLFTHGDEMKRKQMEESLQHSCELPELISRCHGGYHMFNNEDMADHAQVTELLEKIDRMVERNGGGHYTSEMLQEAERAVREQRRTKQYCSLL; encoded by the coding sequence GTGGAGTGACTCCtgagctgaggattgtgctgctggggaAGGCTGGAGTGGGGAAGAGTGcaacaggaaacaccatcctggggaGAGAAGAGTTTAAATCTAAACTTAGCTCATCATCAGTAACCCATCAGTGTCAGGGAGCAAGAGGGGAGGTGGATGGGAGAAGTGTTTCAATCATTGACACTCCAGGGTTAGATAACATGGACATATCAAATCAGGACACCGTTAGTGAGATTAAAAGGTGTATCTCCCTGTCTGCCCCGGGACCCCATGTGTTCCTGCTCGTCCTCCAGTTGCGGAGATCCGctcaggaggagagagagatgctgcaaATGATTGAGAACACATTTGGTGAGAATGCTCTAAAATATTCAATAGTGCTGTTCACACATGGAGATgagatgaaaaggaaacaaatggagGAGTCtctacagcacagctgtgagCTTCCAGAGCTCATCAGCCGCTGCCATGGTGGATATCACATGTTCAACAATGAAGATATGGCTGACCATGCTCAGGTCACAGAGCTTCTGGAGAAGATTGACAGGATGGTGGAGAGGAATGGAGGAGGCCACTATACCAGTGAGATGCTCCAGGAAGCTGAGAGAGctgtcagagaacagagaaggACCAAACAATATTGTAGCCTATTGTGA